Proteins co-encoded in one Dendropsophus ebraccatus isolate aDenEbr1 chromosome 9, aDenEbr1.pat, whole genome shotgun sequence genomic window:
- the DAGLB gene encoding diacylglycerol lipase-beta isoform X2 — protein sequence MPGLQMFGRRWAIASDDLVFPGAFELLIRFIWWIGVLVLYSVHKGHFDCPGGPLLQSYFIVLIVMLGAVICAMLAIVYVSMQGTISNPGPRKCMPKLVYIRLALYLPEFAWAIMGAIWVSDNGVQCEKTVVHVILLTVIASWVIMLFTTIAVVIVFDPLGHKKTLHYLGDEDHNLESSQSDQLLYNVKKTATRVWETRIRLLCCCIGNDNDNRVAFTNIAQLLSSYFADTDLVPSDIAAGLTLLHQEQDKVERSRDPDEVLSHSPSYSERDDLEVELEKAAHYMKFAAAAYGWPLYVYSNPLTGLCKLCGECCQNRRAQRDVVGGDHLNCHFGSILQTTGLEYRDFIHICFHNRIYEIPFFVALDHKTEAILVAIRGTLSLQDVLTDLSADCENLHTDGVEGDCFSHKGISQAASYIYRRLINDGILNQAFTVAPEYKLVIVGHSLGAGTAAVLAVQLRSSFPTLKCYAFSPPGGLFSKSLSDYSKSFIISIIVGKDLVPRLSLPNMEDLKNRILRMVVNCNRPKYQILLRGCWYEIFGGDPDSFPTELDGRNMASLTQPLLAEQTLMVQKSSSYNTLIDGSPLDSPRYPLLYLPGKIIHITEDSRSGWLCFSDVKYSARWSKETSFSSIYISPRMITDHMPDIVLSALRSLCQERAGCGPCHTPPHNLLPNQV from the exons ATGCCGGGGCTGCAGATGTTCGGCCGGCGCTGGGCTATAGCCAGTGATGATCTGGTGTTCCCCGGAGCCTTTGAGCTGCTGATCAGGTTTATCTG GTGGATCGGGGTGTTGGTTCTCTACTCTGTGCATAAAGGGCACTTTGACTGTCCCGGGGGGCCCCTACTGCAGAGCTACTTCATTGTACTTATTGTTATGCTGGGGGCAGTTATCTGTGCCATGTTGGCCATCGTCTATGTCAGCATGCAAG GtaccatctccaacccagggCCCAGGAAGTGTATGCCTAAACTGGTTTACATCCGCCTGGCCCTCTATCTTCCAGAATTCGCATGGGCCATTATGGGAGCTATCTGGGTGTCAGACAATGGGGTTCAGTGTGAGAAAACAGTGGTGCATGTCATCCTGCTGACCGTCATCGCCAG CTGGGTCATCATGCTTTTCACCACTATCGCTGTCGTCATCGTCTTTGATCCTCTGGGACACAAGAAAACGTTACATTACTTGGGAGATGAAGATCACAACCTGGAGAGCAGCCAGTCCGATCAGCTGCTGTACAACGTCAAGAAGACCGCCACCAGGGTGTGGGAGACCCGCATCCGCCTGCTCTGCTGCTGTATAGGCAATGACAATGACAACAGGGTGGCCTTCACCAACATTGCACAACTCCTCAGCAGCTACTTTGCT GACACAGACCTTGTTCCCAGTGATATAGCGGCAGGACTGACTCTCCTCCACCAGGAACAGGACAAGGTTGAGCGCAGCCGGGATCCAGATGAAGTGTTGTCTCATTCGCCGTCATATTCTGAG agggaTGACCTGGAGGTGGAGTTGGAAAAGGCTGCTCACTACATGAAGTTTGCAGCGGCTGCCTATGGATGGCCGCTCTATGTATACAGTAACCCCCTCACTGGACTATGCAAATTGTGTGGAGAATG TTGCCAAAACCGAAGAGCCCAGCGTGATGTCGTAGGCGGTGACCACCTCAATTGCCATTTTGGCTCCATTCTGCAAACGACAGGACTGGAGTACCGGGACTTCATCCACATCTGCTTCCATAACCGG ATCTATGAAATACCATTTTTTGTTGCCCTTGATCACAAAACAGAAGCCATCTTGGTAGCTATAAGAGGAACGCTCTCTCTTCAG GATGTCCTGACGGACCTGTCAGCAGACTGCGAGAATCTGCACACGGATGGGGTGGAGGGAGACTGCTTTTCTCATAAG GGCATCTCTCAAGCTGCAAGTTACATCTACAGACGGCTTATAAATGATGGCATACTGAACCAGGCATTCACTGTGGCTCCA GAATACAAGCTTGTCATTGTCGGGCATAGCCTGGGGGCGGGAACAGCGGCTGTGCTGGCCGTGCAGCTTCGGAGTTCCTTTCCTACCCTCAAATGCTATGCATTCTCACCACCAGGGGGCCTTTTCAG CAAATCTCTTTCTGATTATTCAAAGAGTTTCATCATCTCGATAATAGTTGGGAAAGATCTTGTACCAAG ACTCAGCTTACCCAACATGGAGGATCTTAAAAACCGTATATTAAGGATGGTGGTTAACTGTAATCGCCCCAAG TATCAAATCCTGTTGCGTGGATGTTGGTATGAAATATTTGGCGGTGACCCCGATAGCTTTCCAACAGAACTGGATGGCCGAAACATGGCATCTCTAACACAGCCGCTGCTGGCTGAACAGACCCTAATGGTTCAGAAATCTTCTTCATACAACACATTAATAGATGGGTCTCCTCTGGATTCTCCTCGCTATCCTCTTCTATATCTACCAGGGAAGATCATCCATATTACAGAAGACAGCAGATCAGGATG GCTGTGTTTTTCGGATGTGAAGTACAGTGCACGATGGTCGAAAGAGACTTCATTCAGCAGCATTTACATCAGCCCCAGGATGATCACAGACCACATGCCGGACATTGTACTGAGCGCGCTCAGGAGCCTGTGTCAGGAGAGGGCTGGCTGTGGGCCCTGCCACACTCCACCACACAACTTACTTCCAAATCAGGTGTAA
- the DAGLB gene encoding diacylglycerol lipase-beta isoform X1: MTLQTLRTATEQCGPLTCYSRSSHRRHWLLEMGYTMAEYALLIRWIGVLVLYSVHKGHFDCPGGPLLQSYFIVLIVMLGAVICAMLAIVYVSMQGTISNPGPRKCMPKLVYIRLALYLPEFAWAIMGAIWVSDNGVQCEKTVVHVILLTVIASWVIMLFTTIAVVIVFDPLGHKKTLHYLGDEDHNLESSQSDQLLYNVKKTATRVWETRIRLLCCCIGNDNDNRVAFTNIAQLLSSYFADTDLVPSDIAAGLTLLHQEQDKVERSRDPDEVLSHSPSYSERDDLEVELEKAAHYMKFAAAAYGWPLYVYSNPLTGLCKLCGECCQNRRAQRDVVGGDHLNCHFGSILQTTGLEYRDFIHICFHNRIYEIPFFVALDHKTEAILVAIRGTLSLQDVLTDLSADCENLHTDGVEGDCFSHKGISQAASYIYRRLINDGILNQAFTVAPEYKLVIVGHSLGAGTAAVLAVQLRSSFPTLKCYAFSPPGGLFSKSLSDYSKSFIISIIVGKDLVPRLSLPNMEDLKNRILRMVVNCNRPKYQILLRGCWYEIFGGDPDSFPTELDGRNMASLTQPLLAEQTLMVQKSSSYNTLIDGSPLDSPRYPLLYLPGKIIHITEDSRSGWLCFSDVKYSARWSKETSFSSIYISPRMITDHMPDIVLSALRSLCQERAGCGPCHTPPHNLLPNQV; the protein is encoded by the exons ATGACACTGCAGACGCTGAGGACGGCTACAGAGCAATGTGGCCCCCTGACATGTTACTCTAGATCCTCACACAGACGCCATTGGCTCCTGGAGATGGGTTATACAATGGCCGAATACGCGCTCCTCATCAG GTGGATCGGGGTGTTGGTTCTCTACTCTGTGCATAAAGGGCACTTTGACTGTCCCGGGGGGCCCCTACTGCAGAGCTACTTCATTGTACTTATTGTTATGCTGGGGGCAGTTATCTGTGCCATGTTGGCCATCGTCTATGTCAGCATGCAAG GtaccatctccaacccagggCCCAGGAAGTGTATGCCTAAACTGGTTTACATCCGCCTGGCCCTCTATCTTCCAGAATTCGCATGGGCCATTATGGGAGCTATCTGGGTGTCAGACAATGGGGTTCAGTGTGAGAAAACAGTGGTGCATGTCATCCTGCTGACCGTCATCGCCAG CTGGGTCATCATGCTTTTCACCACTATCGCTGTCGTCATCGTCTTTGATCCTCTGGGACACAAGAAAACGTTACATTACTTGGGAGATGAAGATCACAACCTGGAGAGCAGCCAGTCCGATCAGCTGCTGTACAACGTCAAGAAGACCGCCACCAGGGTGTGGGAGACCCGCATCCGCCTGCTCTGCTGCTGTATAGGCAATGACAATGACAACAGGGTGGCCTTCACCAACATTGCACAACTCCTCAGCAGCTACTTTGCT GACACAGACCTTGTTCCCAGTGATATAGCGGCAGGACTGACTCTCCTCCACCAGGAACAGGACAAGGTTGAGCGCAGCCGGGATCCAGATGAAGTGTTGTCTCATTCGCCGTCATATTCTGAG agggaTGACCTGGAGGTGGAGTTGGAAAAGGCTGCTCACTACATGAAGTTTGCAGCGGCTGCCTATGGATGGCCGCTCTATGTATACAGTAACCCCCTCACTGGACTATGCAAATTGTGTGGAGAATG TTGCCAAAACCGAAGAGCCCAGCGTGATGTCGTAGGCGGTGACCACCTCAATTGCCATTTTGGCTCCATTCTGCAAACGACAGGACTGGAGTACCGGGACTTCATCCACATCTGCTTCCATAACCGG ATCTATGAAATACCATTTTTTGTTGCCCTTGATCACAAAACAGAAGCCATCTTGGTAGCTATAAGAGGAACGCTCTCTCTTCAG GATGTCCTGACGGACCTGTCAGCAGACTGCGAGAATCTGCACACGGATGGGGTGGAGGGAGACTGCTTTTCTCATAAG GGCATCTCTCAAGCTGCAAGTTACATCTACAGACGGCTTATAAATGATGGCATACTGAACCAGGCATTCACTGTGGCTCCA GAATACAAGCTTGTCATTGTCGGGCATAGCCTGGGGGCGGGAACAGCGGCTGTGCTGGCCGTGCAGCTTCGGAGTTCCTTTCCTACCCTCAAATGCTATGCATTCTCACCACCAGGGGGCCTTTTCAG CAAATCTCTTTCTGATTATTCAAAGAGTTTCATCATCTCGATAATAGTTGGGAAAGATCTTGTACCAAG ACTCAGCTTACCCAACATGGAGGATCTTAAAAACCGTATATTAAGGATGGTGGTTAACTGTAATCGCCCCAAG TATCAAATCCTGTTGCGTGGATGTTGGTATGAAATATTTGGCGGTGACCCCGATAGCTTTCCAACAGAACTGGATGGCCGAAACATGGCATCTCTAACACAGCCGCTGCTGGCTGAACAGACCCTAATGGTTCAGAAATCTTCTTCATACAACACATTAATAGATGGGTCTCCTCTGGATTCTCCTCGCTATCCTCTTCTATATCTACCAGGGAAGATCATCCATATTACAGAAGACAGCAGATCAGGATG GCTGTGTTTTTCGGATGTGAAGTACAGTGCACGATGGTCGAAAGAGACTTCATTCAGCAGCATTTACATCAGCCCCAGGATGATCACAGACCACATGCCGGACATTGTACTGAGCGCGCTCAGGAGCCTGTGTCAGGAGAGGGCTGGCTGTGGGCCCTGCCACACTCCACCACACAACTTACTTCCAAATCAGGTGTAA